The genomic DNA GTAGGGAGATGCAGAGGTGTTAGTATTTGTGGTGGTGCCGTTTCCAAGTTCCACTACCAGCAAACCTGCTTCCATCACGTTGACGGTAAGCATATCGGTTTCGTCGTTGGCAGGGTTTTCGTCTCCAGCCATTACAACCTTACCATAAAGATGGGTTTCGCCTAATACGGAAGGAGTCCAAGGAAGAGTGAATTCCAGGGTCTGGCTTGGCTCAATAACCGTACCGGGCACGCTGGCAAGTTCAACTTCACCTTCTTGCATCAGTTTCACGGTGTAAGTATTTACTGGAGTTAAGCTATAGTTCTTCACAGACACTGTATATTGTACAGTCGAATCCACATTAGGCGTGGTAGGACCCACAATGGTCATTGCATTTAAGTCTGTGATATCCAAAGGCTCCATAGTAAAACGCATATTAGACCGAGAAGAAATAGCGGTACCGGTCTGAGAGTCAATCGCTGGAGAACTGTCACTACGGTAATACAAGCCACTATTGAAACCTGTATTGGTGTAATATACGGAGGCATTCTGAGTATAACTGCCGGGAATAAAATCGGTTACAACTTCAATAAGTAAATTTGACGCTCCATCCCAAACGAAAGGAGTGCTGAAACCGTGTACGTTCCATCCTTGAACAGGCATATACTCTGCCGCTTGGAACACTTCGGTGTATTCGCCTACTTCAAAAGTAGTGCTCAATGCAGTTTGTTCGGTTGGTTTGATGCGAATTCTATAGTTCGGCATCGGGGAGCAGGTATTCAAAGCTGCCACATTGAAGGATACTGAACTGATAGGACCGGGTCCGCCGCCAAGATCGTTAAGCTCGGTAGCGAGAACAAGGTATTGCTGGCGGAAATTCATGTAATATGTGCCATAAGGAGTAGGCATACCTATGGTGGTGTTTACTTCTGTACCATCGCCAATTTCCACAACTTGCAAACCTTCTTCCATTACGGTCACAGTGAGCATATTGGTTTCATCGTTAGCTGGGTTTTCGTCTCCAGCCATCACAACCTTACCATAAAGATGGGTTTCGCCAACTACAGCAGGTGTCCAGGGAAGAGTGAATTCCAGAGTCTGTTGAGGTTCGATGATAGTTCCGGGCACGCTGGCAAGTTCAATTCCACCTTCTTGCATCAGCTTTACGGTATAGGTGCTTATTGCAGAAAGGCTGTAATTCTTCACAGAAACTGCATAATCCACAGAAGAATTTACGCTGGGAGCGGTAGGACCCTCAATACTGAGTGCATTGAGGTCAACAATATCCAGAGCTTCCATGTTGAACTGCATATTAGCGCGATTCATTGTGGCGGTGCCAGTTGGTGCATCAATTGCTGGTGCTGTGTCGCTCTGAGCTCTAAGTGTACTGTTGAATGTAGTGGCAGTATAAAACACAGAGGCATTCTGAGTATAGCCGCCGGGAATAAGATCGGTTACGACGTCAATAAGTAAATTTGAAGCTCCATCCCAATTGAAGGGAGCACTAAAGGTATGGGTGTTCCAACCATTTACCGGCATATATTCGGCAACTTGGAACACTTCCGTGTAATCACCTACTTCAAAAGTAGAGCTCAATGCAGTTTGTTCAGTCGCTTTAACGCGAATTCTGAAGTTCGGCATTGGAGAGCAGGTGTTTACGTTGTCAACGTTGAAGGCTACGGAATTGATATTTCCGGGACCGCCGCCAATATCGTTTAAGTCGCTAGCAAGCACAAGGTATTGCTGGCGGAAATTCATGTAATATGTTCCATAAGGAGTAGGGGTGCCTGTAGTACTATTGGATTGAGTCCCCTCTCCCAAGGTAACAGTTACTTGGGCAAAGATGTTGCTACAGAAACTGATTCCCAGTACCAATAGCAACGTGAAAAGCAATAATTTTCTCATTGCGTTTCTCCTTTCTTTAAGTTATTAGATTAATGCTAATCTTGTTTTTTCAATGCTCTTGAGGGAGCATTATGTTAAAACTCTGTATCGTACAAATACTGCACAAATACGTTTAGAAAGATTCTTTGGAATGCTCTTCGACACAGATTACATCCACATTCCAGATTTCATTCACACTATAATACTAACAAGGCTTTTTTACCTTGTTCATCAAGTTTATGCATTGCATAATTTTGTCAAGCATGAATTACATATCGGAAACATATTCGAACTTAATTTTGTTCTCCACATCATCAAAATTCACCATTACAGAGCCACTTTGAGGCAGTTCAGAGCCTAATAAAGCTCGCGCTAAAGCATCTTCTAATTCGCTTTGGATAGCTCGCTTAAGAGGACGTGCTCCAAACTGCGGATCGTAGCCCACATCCGCTATATGTTCTATTAATCGCTCACTAAATTCAAGTTTAATTTCTCGTTTTTCCATACGGCGCGCCAATATCTCCAATTGAAGCTTAACAATTTGCGTAATTTGCTCTCGATCCAGACGATGGAAGATAATGATGTCGTCTACGCGATTGAGAAATTCCGGGCGGAAGTATTCTCTTAGAATGCTCAACAGTTGTGGGCGCAATTCTTCCAGATCCCCTTCATGCGAATAGATTTCCTGACTCCCAATATTGGAGGTAAGGATGATAACGCTGTGGCGAAAATCCACCGTGCGTCCTTTCCCATCGGTTAACCTGCCGTCGTCCAATATCTGTAACAGCAGGTTAAACACATCTGCATGCGCTTTTTCAATTTCATCAAAGAGGATTACGCTATATGGTCTTCTGCGCACCGCCTCAGTAAGATATCCACCTTCTTCATAGCCAACGTATCCAGGAGGAGCACCAATGAGCCGAGCCACCGAATGTCGCTCCATAAATTCGCTCATATCAAGGCGCAACAATGCTTTTTCGGTATCGAAGAGATAGCTGGCAAGAGTTTTGGCAAGTTCTGTCTTTCCAACTCCGGTAGGCCCCAAAAAGATAAAAGAGCCTATTGGTCGATTCTCATCTGAAAGCCCGCTACGACTACGTCTAATGGCATTTGCCAAAGCTACAATTCCTTCTTTTTGCCCCACCACTCGCTGTGCCAATACATCTTCCAAATTCAACAGCTTCTTCATTTCGCTTGCCGCCAGCTTAGAAACCGGAATTCCCGTCCATTTTGACACTACTTCTGCCACAAGTTCTTCATCTACTTGCTCTTTCAATAGAGTGCCGCCGGTACTTTTTGTCTTTTCACGCATCCGGTTTAATTCCTTTTCCTTTGCGGCAAGGCTGCCATAACGGATTTGAGCGGTCTTTTCATAATTGCCCTCCCGCTCTGCTTTTTCGGCTTCACTGCGCATACTTTCAATATCTTCTTTTATTTTTCGAATCTGCTCTATTCCTGCCTTCTCGTGTTCCCATTGAAGTTTCATGCGGTTGCGTTCTTCGGTTATTTGTGCAATTTCTTCGTTTACCTTATCCAATCTGGATTTAGATGAAGCATCGGTTTCTTTTGCCAAAGAGAGCCGTTCAATCTCCAATTGCCTTTTCCTGCGCTCGATTTCATCCAATTCGGAGGGCATGGAATCTATCTCCAAGCGCAATCTGCTACAGGCTTCATCAACAAGATCTATGGCTTTATCTGGCAAGAATCGATCTGAAATATAGCGGTCTGAAAGCGTAGCCGCCGCTACTATCGCATTATCCGTAATCTGAACCCCGTGATGAACCTCATATTTCTCTTTAATCCCGCGCAAAATGGAGATAGTATCCTCCAAACTTGGCTCAAGTACCAACACCGGCTGGAATCTGCGCTCCAATGCGGCATCCTTTTCGATGTGTTTGCGATATTCGTCTATGGTTGTAGCGCCAATGCAGTGTAAAGCTCCACGCGCCAAAGCCGGCTTGAGCATATTGGAGGCATCCACGCTACCTTCGGCACTACCCGCCCCTACAACTGTATGTATTTCATCA from Candidatus Cloacimonadota bacterium includes the following:
- the clpB gene encoding ATP-dependent chaperone ClpB, whose amino-acid sequence is MNTQRLTIKSQELLQSMQSLANEMGHQELSDLHLLKAMLEQKESLIHPLLSKLEIGIEELYAKLDGALRKLPRVQGAQVYMGQEVLDILHAAEKEADRLGDDFISGEHILLGMLSGKKEAARILKSAGLTADKLMLALKEVRGNQRVTDQNPEAKYQALEKYARNLTRLARTEKLDPVIGRDEEIRRTMQILSRRRKNNPILIGDPGVGKTAIAEGLARRIVARDVPENLLGKELIELDMASLVAGAKFRGEFEERLKAVLAEVEKSNGQIILFIDEIHTVVGAGSAEGSVDASNMLKPALARGALHCIGATTIDEYRKHIEKDAALERRFQPVLVLEPSLEDTISILRGIKEKYEVHHGVQITDNAIVAAATLSDRYISDRFLPDKAIDLVDEACSRLRLEIDSMPSELDEIERRKRQLEIERLSLAKETDASSKSRLDKVNEEIAQITEERNRMKLQWEHEKAGIEQIRKIKEDIESMRSEAEKAEREGNYEKTAQIRYGSLAAKEKELNRMREKTKSTGGTLLKEQVDEELVAEVVSKWTGIPVSKLAASEMKKLLNLEDVLAQRVVGQKEGIVALANAIRRSRSGLSDENRPIGSFIFLGPTGVGKTELAKTLASYLFDTEKALLRLDMSEFMERHSVARLIGAPPGYVGYEEGGYLTEAVRRRPYSVILFDEIEKAHADVFNLLLQILDDGRLTDGKGRTVDFRHSVIILTSNIGSQEIYSHEGDLEELRPQLLSILREYFRPEFLNRVDDIIIFHRLDREQITQIVKLQLEILARRMEKREIKLEFSERLIEHIADVGYDPQFGARPLKRAIQSELEDALARALLGSELPQSGSVMVNFDDVENKIKFEYVSDM